From the genome of Papaver somniferum cultivar HN1 chromosome 2, ASM357369v1, whole genome shotgun sequence, one region includes:
- the LOC113350568 gene encoding uncharacterized protein LOC113350568, with protein MAESSSSLQNINSVIEQVIIKNKYGEKLVGVLYETSSKEVIILCHGLASKKECSVNLILTDALTKEGISVFCFDFSGNGESEGTFEFGNYSKEADDLHSVVMYFSGLKRVIGGILGHGKGGNSALVYASKYHDVATVVSLSARYYMDKGIEELLGKDYMSRIKEKGYLDFIGDEGTQYRVTEESLMERLGTDMHALCLSIAPDCRVFSVYGDASALMKDLFEFIEAIPNNKTRIVGGADHNFNNHQSGLVMMVMSIIKERLQKTQHHP; from the exons ATGGctgaatcttcttcttccctgCAAAATATAAACTCAG TGATTGAGCAAGTTATCATCAAGAACAAGTATGGTGAAAAGCTTGTGGGCGTATTATACGAAACTAGCTCAAAAGAAGTCATAATCCTATGCCATGGACTTGCATCCAAGAAG GAATGTTCGGTTAATTTAATCCTCACCGATGCTTTAACAAAAGAAGGAATCAGTGTTTTCTGCTTTGATTTCTCAGGAAACGG GGAAAGTGAAGGTACTTTTGAGTTCGGTAATTACAGTAAAGAGGCTGATGATTTGCATTCTGTAGTCATGTATTTCTCAGGGCTGAAACGGGTGATTGGTGGAATTCTCGGTCATGGTAAAG GAGGAAATTCAGCGCTTGTATATGCTTCTAAGTATCATGATGTAGCAACAGTTGTGAGTCTTTCTGCGCGCTACTATATGGATAAAGGAATCGAAGAGTTGTTGGGTAAAGATTATATGTCAAGAATTAAGGAAAAGGGATATTTGGATTTTATTGGTGATGAAG GAACTCAGTACCGCGTCACAGAAGAGAGTTTAATGGAACGCCTTGGTACTGATATGCATGCCTTGTGCCTCTCAATTGCACCCGATTGCAG GGTGTTTTCTGTTTATGGTGATGCATCTGCACTTATGAAAGATTTATTCGAGTTTATTGAAGCCATACCTAATAACAAAACGCGTATTGTCGGAGGCGCTGATCATAATTTCAATAATCATCAATCTGGTTTAGTTATGATGGTGATGTCTATTATAAAGGAACGTCTTCAGAAGACCCAACATCACCCATAA
- the LOC113350566 gene encoding uncharacterized protein LOC113350566 translates to MASLSMYCRLNPYSPKRLTKHTTSRYHHPSSSSSFSISPSSLPKSRFIKISSMAAQSVPSEKPLNSVIVEQQRVNVKNNYGENLVGILHETGSTKIVILCHGFQSSKDSRINRNLAEVLTKQGISAFRFDFSGNGESEGTFQYGNYIKEADDLHSVVMHFVGLKRVVGAIVGHSKGGDVVLVYASKYHDVPIVVNLSGRYNMERGIAERLGKDYMERIEKDGFIDVKDKEGNVQYRVTKESLLERLATKMDALCLLFGKDCRVMTVHGSVDEIIPVEDAFEFDKVIANHKLHIVEGGDHCYTKHPTELAEVVVDYINESFQASTITLH, encoded by the exons ATGGCAAGTCTTAGCATGTACTGTAGACTAAACCCATATTCACCAAAACGACTAACCAAACACACCACATCAAGGTATCATCatccctcttcttcatcatctttctcCATCTCTCCTTCTTCACTCCCTAAATCCCGATTCATCAAAATCTCATCAATGGCCGCTCAATCAGTTCCTTCTGAGAAACCCCTTAACTCAG TGATTGTTGAGCAACAAAGAGTTAATGTAAAGAATAATTACGGTGAAAATCTTGTTGGTATCTTACACGAAACGGGTTCAACAAAAATTGTAATCTTGTGCCATGGATTTCAATCAAGTAAGGATTCTCGGATTAACCGGAATTTGGCTGAGGTTTTAACAAAACAAGGGATTAGTGCGTTCCGGTTCGATTTTTCTGGGAATGG GGAAAGTGAAGGTACATTTCAGTATGGAAATTACATTAAGGAGGCTGATGATTTGCATTCTGTAGTCATGCACTTTGTTGGGTTGAAACGTGTCGTAGGTGCAATTGTTGGGCATAGTAAAG GAGGAGATGTGGTGCTTGTATATGCTTCAAAGTATCATGATGTACCTATAGTTGTAAATCTTTCCGGACGCTACAATATGGAGAGAGGTATTGCAGAACGCTTGGGTAAAGATTATATGGAAAGAATTGAGAAAGATGGATTCATTGATGTAAAAGACAAAGAAG GAAATGTCCAGTACCGCGTGACGAAAGAGAGTTTGCTGGAACGCCTTGCTACAAAAATGGATGCATTATGCCTTTTGTTTGGAAAGGATTGCAG GGTGATGACAGTTCATGGTTCTGTGGATGAAATTATACCAGTTGAAGATGCGTTTGAATTTGACAAAGTCATAGCCAATCACAAATTACACATAGTGGAAGGGGGTGATCATTGTTACACTAAACATCCAACTGAATTGGCAGAGGTAGTGGTGGACTATATAAATGAATCTTTCCAGGCGAGCACCATCACTCTTCATTAG